One region of Skermanella mucosa genomic DNA includes:
- a CDS encoding multicopper oxidase family protein, giving the protein MLQNPFARLLSRRYLLLAGGATAMAGLVPGFARSTWATEPTHTLTPGPGRVQLVGDEYPETTVWAYDGRVPGPEIRVRQGDRVRIAVTNRLAEETTIHWHGVRVPNAMDGVPHMPLPPVAPGETFTYEFDTVDAGTFWYHPHIRSHEQVGRGLYGPLIVEERQPILVDRDVTWVLSDWRLKNDASVSDDFGNMMDTSHNGRVGNTVTINGRVLDEMLVRSGERVRLRLINAANARIFGLRFQGHRPMVVAIDGHPVEPHQPEEDRIVLAPAMRIDLVLDMAGTPGDRATVVDDFYRDLAYRLVDLSYGPERLRNRPLSAPIRLPANPVPEPDLSVAVRHQVTLGGGMMGMMAGAIVDGKMTDMRTMMRSGMSWAINGVATSRPDDRHGSHVMNPILTLERGRTCVIAMVNETAWHHPMHLHGHTFRVLSRNGQPTRFKEWQDTVLLAPRERVEIAFVADNPGDWMFHCHILEHQIAGMMSTIRVA; this is encoded by the coding sequence ATGCTACAGAACCCTTTTGCTCGGCTGCTGAGCCGACGGTATCTGCTCCTCGCGGGCGGCGCCACCGCCATGGCGGGCCTGGTTCCCGGTTTTGCACGCTCGACATGGGCCACGGAGCCGACACACACACTGACGCCCGGTCCTGGAAGGGTCCAACTGGTCGGCGACGAGTACCCGGAGACGACCGTTTGGGCCTACGACGGCCGCGTGCCTGGACCCGAGATCCGCGTCCGCCAGGGCGATCGGGTCCGCATCGCCGTAACCAACCGCCTGGCCGAGGAGACTACCATCCACTGGCATGGCGTCCGCGTGCCGAATGCTATGGATGGCGTGCCGCACATGCCCCTCCCGCCCGTTGCACCTGGAGAGACCTTTACCTACGAGTTCGACACCGTGGACGCGGGCACGTTCTGGTACCACCCGCACATACGCAGCCACGAGCAGGTCGGCCGCGGCCTGTACGGACCGTTAATCGTCGAGGAGCGCCAGCCGATCCTGGTCGACCGCGATGTCACTTGGGTACTAAGCGACTGGCGGCTGAAGAACGACGCTTCCGTCAGCGACGACTTCGGCAATATGATGGATACCAGCCACAACGGCCGGGTCGGCAATACCGTCACTATCAACGGGCGGGTATTGGACGAAATGCTGGTGCGGTCTGGCGAGCGGGTCCGGCTGCGCCTTATCAACGCCGCCAATGCCCGTATCTTCGGCCTTCGGTTCCAGGGGCATCGGCCGATGGTCGTCGCCATCGATGGTCACCCGGTGGAGCCCCACCAGCCGGAAGAGGATCGCATCGTGCTGGCACCCGCCATGCGCATCGACCTCGTGCTCGACATGGCCGGCACTCCTGGTGACCGCGCTACTGTCGTGGATGATTTCTACCGTGATCTCGCTTACCGGCTGGTGGACTTGAGCTACGGACCGGAGCGTCTGCGAAACCGCCCGCTGAGTGCCCCGATCCGGCTGCCGGCGAACCCAGTTCCCGAGCCGGACCTCTCGGTAGCAGTCCGCCATCAGGTGACGCTGGGTGGCGGCATGATGGGGATGATGGCGGGCGCCATAGTGGATGGGAAGATGACCGACATGCGCACGATGATGCGCAGCGGCATGTCATGGGCCATCAACGGCGTCGCCACCAGCCGGCCCGACGACCGTCATGGTAGCCACGTCATGAACCCCATCCTCACGCTCGAGCGGGGCCGGACCTGCGTCATCGCGATGGTCAACGAGACCGCTTGGCACCACCCCATGCACCTGCACGGCCATACCTTCCGGGTGCTGTCCCGGAATGGACAGCCAACGCGCTTCAAAGAATGGCAGGACACCGTCCTACTGGCGCCGCGTGAGCGCGTCGAAATTGCATTTGTGGCCGACAACCCCGGCGATTGGATGTTCCACTGCCACATCCTTGAGCACCAGATCGCCGGGATGATGTCCACCATCCGCGTCGCCTGA
- a CDS encoding c-type cytochrome: MGSAALALLVTGSTAAWILLLGGDRADPTDAAQVALGRAVYAENCASCHGTNLEGQPDWRGRKPDGKMPAPPHDATGHTWHHPDEVLFGITKQGVAVFGPPGYESDMPAFGGVLTDEQIWAVLAYLKSSWPPEIRVRQSALEQQVKR, from the coding sequence ATGGGGAGCGCAGCGCTGGCACTCCTCGTCACCGGAAGCACGGCGGCGTGGATCCTTTTGCTCGGCGGTGACCGAGCCGATCCGACCGACGCCGCCCAAGTAGCACTCGGCAGGGCCGTCTACGCCGAAAATTGCGCGTCGTGCCACGGAACCAACCTAGAGGGTCAACCAGACTGGCGTGGGCGAAAACCGGACGGCAAGATGCCTGCGCCGCCGCACGACGCTACGGGGCACACTTGGCATCACCCGGACGAGGTCCTGTTCGGCATCACCAAACAGGGCGTCGCCGTCTTCGGCCCCCCTGGGTACGAGAGCGACATGCCAGCGTTCGGCGGTGTGCTGACTGACGAGCAGATCTGGGCCGTGTTGGCCTACTTGAAGAGCTCATGGCCGCCGGAGATCCGGGTGCGGCAGTCGGCCCTGGAGCAGCAAGTAAAGAGATGA
- a CDS encoding F510_1955 family glycosylhydrolase translates to MKMRFKVLAAVAGMSALGAATAWQASAAETIPLSKVSHIHGIAVDRTDPRRLFLATHHGVFLTNPDGTATRVSDGRHDYMGFTPDPEDPRTFYASGHPVTGGNLGFLVSTDGARTWTQVSLGANGPVDFHAMDASPADPKVLYGLYGGIQASRNGGKTWEATGKPPADTFDLAASARDPDTVYAATREGVMISRDAGETWQAGSMVQRPATMVETTDDGTVYAFQAGAGLLKTTEPSLAWQRVNNGFGEAVLLHLAADPKNSERLFAVTEKSQVLASQDGGKTWSPFQS, encoded by the coding sequence ATGAAAATGCGTTTCAAGGTGCTTGCCGCCGTCGCGGGCATGTCTGCACTCGGCGCCGCCACTGCCTGGCAGGCCAGCGCAGCTGAGACGATCCCCCTTTCCAAGGTCTCGCACATCCACGGGATCGCTGTAGATCGGACTGATCCCCGACGGCTATTTCTTGCCACCCATCACGGAGTGTTCCTGACGAACCCGGACGGCACGGCGACGCGCGTGTCAGACGGCCGCCACGACTACATGGGATTTACACCCGACCCGGAGGATCCGAGAACCTTCTACGCCAGCGGCCATCCAGTCACTGGAGGCAATCTGGGCTTCCTCGTCTCCACTGACGGTGCTCGAACATGGACACAGGTTTCTTTGGGCGCCAATGGACCGGTCGACTTTCACGCGATGGATGCCAGCCCCGCTGATCCGAAAGTTCTGTACGGCCTTTACGGCGGGATTCAAGCCAGCCGGAACGGTGGGAAGACCTGGGAGGCAACCGGCAAGCCTCCCGCGGATACTTTTGATTTGGCAGCATCGGCAAGGGATCCGGATACGGTCTACGCCGCGACACGTGAGGGGGTGATGATCAGCCGTGACGCTGGAGAAACTTGGCAAGCCGGCTCCATGGTTCAGCGCCCGGCTACAATGGTCGAGACGACGGACGATGGAACGGTGTACGCTTTTCAGGCTGGGGCTGGTCTGCTGAAAACGACCGAGCCCAGTCTGGCTTGGCAACGGGTGAACAACGGATTTGGGGAGGCTGTCCTGCTTCACTTAGCCGCAGATCCGAAGAATTCAGAGCGCCTGTTCGCAGTTACCGAAAAGAGTCAAGTCTTGGCCAGTCAGGACGGAGGGAAGACCTGGAGTCCGTTCCAGTCATAG
- a CDS encoding heavy metal translocating P-type ATPase, whose translation MNRQDSVVPGDQQHHDHAHHEHGGHNHQHHGHGGQHVVPPQETTKVKDPVCGILVGPATTSHRSEQAGTTYYFCSEKCRTKFEAHPDHYIMPSGIQAKAEPTAQPGVIYTCPMHPQIRQEGPGNCPICGMALEPETISAETQPNAELRDMWRRFVIGGILTIPLLLLEMGGHIPAIGLAHLLSPRISAWVQFLIATPVVLWAGWPFFIRGWASVKALSLNMFTLIAMGTGAAYVYSVVAVIAPNIFPDGFRGPEGNVAVYFEAAAVIIVLVLLGQVLELRAREQTGGAIRALLNLAPKTARRIMPDGHDEEVPLDQVHVGDRLRVRPGESVPVDGEVLEGRSSVDESMVTGESIPVEKEPGSKLIGGTLNGTGGLVLRADKVGSDTMLSRIVQMVAEAQRSRAPIQRLADIVSGYFVPAVIGIAILSFIVWSIWGPEPAMAYGLVAAVSVLIIACPCALGLATPMSIMVGVGRGAREGVLIKNAEALERFEKVDTLVVDKTGTLTVGKPKLTAIKPLGGIDERLLLAVAASLEKSSEHPLAAAIIAAAKERNLTIQDPIDFASVTGQGVTGTVDGHQVALGNAKLMRAEGVNLTEMEAIADDLRREGATAMYVAINGAPAGVVAVADPIKESTAAALAALKADGVSVVMLTGDNRTTAEAVARRLGLDDVEAEVSPEDKNAVVRRLKAEGRVVGMAGDGVNDAPALAEADVGIAMGTGTDVAIQSAGVTLVKGDLAGIARAKALSRATMSNIRQNLFLAFIYNALGVPVAAGVLYPFFGLLLSPILAAAAMALSSVPVIANALRLRMARL comes from the coding sequence ATGAACCGGCAGGACTCAGTCGTTCCCGGCGACCAGCAGCATCACGACCATGCTCATCACGAGCACGGCGGCCACAACCATCAGCACCACGGCCATGGCGGCCAACACGTCGTGCCGCCGCAGGAAACGACCAAAGTAAAGGACCCGGTCTGCGGGATATTGGTCGGCCCGGCCACAACATCCCACCGGTCCGAACAGGCGGGAACGACCTACTATTTCTGCTCCGAGAAGTGCCGCACCAAATTCGAGGCACATCCGGACCATTACATCATGCCGTCCGGCATCCAGGCGAAGGCTGAGCCGACGGCGCAGCCTGGTGTGATCTACACCTGTCCCATGCACCCGCAGATCCGCCAGGAGGGCCCAGGAAACTGTCCTATCTGCGGCATGGCCCTCGAGCCTGAGACTATTTCTGCGGAAACGCAGCCGAATGCCGAGCTTCGGGACATGTGGCGTCGGTTCGTGATCGGGGGCATTCTGACCATTCCCCTCCTGCTGCTTGAGATGGGCGGCCACATCCCCGCCATCGGGCTGGCGCACCTGCTGTCTCCGCGGATATCCGCCTGGGTTCAGTTCCTCATCGCGACACCTGTCGTCCTCTGGGCAGGCTGGCCGTTCTTCATTCGCGGCTGGGCCTCAGTCAAGGCCCTCAGCCTGAACATGTTCACCCTAATCGCAATGGGAACGGGCGCTGCCTACGTCTACAGCGTGGTGGCCGTGATTGCTCCCAACATCTTCCCGGACGGCTTCCGCGGGCCGGAGGGCAATGTGGCTGTCTACTTCGAGGCGGCGGCTGTCATCATCGTTCTGGTCTTGCTGGGCCAGGTACTCGAGCTCCGGGCGCGGGAGCAGACGGGTGGGGCCATCCGTGCCCTCCTGAACCTCGCGCCCAAGACCGCCCGGCGGATCATGCCCGATGGCCATGACGAGGAGGTTCCGCTCGACCAAGTCCACGTGGGAGACCGGTTGCGTGTCCGCCCCGGCGAATCCGTGCCGGTGGACGGCGAGGTGCTGGAGGGCCGCTCTTCCGTGGACGAGTCCATGGTCACCGGCGAGTCCATTCCGGTGGAGAAGGAGCCGGGCTCCAAGCTGATCGGCGGCACTTTGAACGGCACCGGCGGTCTCGTCCTGCGCGCCGACAAGGTCGGTTCGGACACCATGCTGAGCCGCATCGTGCAGATGGTCGCGGAGGCTCAGCGAAGCCGTGCCCCGATCCAGCGGCTGGCAGACATTGTCTCAGGCTATTTCGTCCCTGCGGTCATCGGGATCGCCATCCTGTCCTTCATCGTGTGGTCGATCTGGGGACCCGAGCCCGCCATGGCCTACGGGCTGGTCGCGGCCGTGTCCGTCTTGATCATCGCCTGCCCCTGCGCGCTCGGTTTGGCGACCCCGATGTCCATCATGGTCGGCGTTGGACGCGGCGCCCGCGAGGGCGTCCTGATCAAGAACGCCGAAGCGCTCGAGCGCTTCGAGAAGGTGGACACGCTGGTGGTGGACAAGACCGGCACGCTTACTGTCGGAAAACCGAAGCTGACCGCCATCAAGCCATTGGGTGGGATCGACGAGCGTCTGCTGTTGGCCGTTGCTGCCAGCCTGGAGAAGAGCAGCGAGCATCCTCTGGCCGCGGCCATCATCGCCGCCGCCAAGGAAAGGAACCTGACGATCCAAGACCCGATCGACTTCGCCTCCGTGACAGGGCAAGGTGTCACGGGAACAGTAGACGGGCACCAGGTGGCGCTCGGAAATGCCAAGCTGATGCGGGCCGAAGGTGTGAACCTCACCGAGATGGAAGCCATTGCCGACGACCTCCGTCGCGAAGGGGCGACCGCCATGTACGTGGCGATCAATGGTGCTCCCGCGGGTGTCGTGGCGGTGGCCGACCCTATCAAGGAGAGTACGGCCGCAGCACTGGCTGCACTGAAGGCCGACGGGGTGAGCGTCGTTATGCTCACCGGCGATAACCGCACCACGGCCGAAGCGGTCGCGCGACGGCTTGGGCTGGACGACGTCGAGGCGGAGGTCAGCCCGGAGGACAAGAACGCCGTTGTTCGCAGGCTCAAGGCGGAGGGGCGGGTCGTTGGCATGGCCGGGGACGGGGTCAATGACGCCCCCGCCCTCGCCGAGGCGGACGTCGGCATCGCGATGGGGACCGGCACCGACGTTGCCATCCAATCCGCCGGCGTGACCCTGGTCAAGGGCGACCTCGCCGGGATCGCCCGGGCCAAGGCGCTGAGCCGAGCGACGATGAGCAACATCCGGCAGAACCTGTTCCTTGCCTTCATCTACAACGCCCTCGGTGTGCCGGTGGCGGCGGGCGTTCTATATCCCTTCTTCGGCCTACTCCTGAGCCCGATCCTGGCCGCCGCGGCCATGGCGCTGAGTTCGGTGCCGGTCATCGCGAATGCCCTGCGGCTGCGCATGGCGCGGCTTTAG
- a CDS encoding SCO family protein: MSKREQAHRRRRGNTRFPRYGRSCSGALAGGGRAWPSSRDKYVEIVKRPAPNFRLADTEGRIVSLDDLKGRAVVLWFIYNRRLDECFLYIEAIANIQLDISTTPMRERVRFVAITTGLERDTAAVLREYGPAHGLDPESAMMLTSGPEAPTAIWELARQYGLKFIQTPDWMQMHGLIMHLSDREGNLRACYHGLEFNPKSKILHINAFTNDRLIKAHYEFGDGQPPESRRYGTASSPCRNPHRYDPTLQEKQQ, from the coding sequence ATGTCAAAACGTGAACAGGCACATCGCCGCCGCCGCGGCAATACTCGTTTTCCTCGATATGGGCGGAGTTGCTCGGGCGCACTCGCTGGAGGAGGTCGAGCATGGCCATCGAGCAGGGACAAGTACGTCGAGATCGTCAAACGCCCGGCGCCGAACTTCCGGCTGGCTGATACTGAGGGACGCATAGTTTCCCTAGACGACCTTAAAGGTAGGGCTGTCGTCCTGTGGTTCATTTATAATAGGCGCCTGGACGAATGCTTTCTGTATATTGAGGCGATCGCGAACATCCAGCTTGACATCAGCACTACTCCCATGAGAGAGCGAGTGCGTTTCGTCGCGATCACCACGGGTCTCGAGCGGGACACGGCTGCCGTCCTCAGAGAATATGGCCCGGCTCATGGCCTGGATCCTGAGAGCGCGATGATGCTGACCAGCGGCCCGGAGGCTCCGACCGCGATTTGGGAACTAGCCAGGCAGTACGGGCTCAAATTCATCCAGACGCCGGATTGGATGCAGATGCATGGGCTGATCATGCACCTTAGTGACCGTGAGGGGAACCTGCGCGCTTGTTATCACGGCCTGGAGTTCAACCCAAAAAGCAAGATCCTGCACATCAACGCGTTTACCAACGACAGGCTTATCAAGGCCCACTACGAATTCGGAGATGGGCAACCCCCTGAGAGCCGTCGTTATGGGACCGCATCCAGCCCTTGTCGTAATCCGCACCGATACGACCCAACGTTACAGGAGAAGCAACAATGA
- a CDS encoding M20/M25/M40 family metallo-hydrolase has translation MTGSLRKCWPRSLRMPACTAFFTFMTTLLAVPLTSLTAAAEGAKPGEGGVVSRRLSAVKAQSSAAAQDGLAASAALRAAVTSDNIMRHLAALQAIADENGGNRAAGTAGHEASVDYVAGQLREAGYQVRFETVEIPVVQETQPPQLMVAKESGLELRDFQLRTLPYSAAGSVKAPLRIAGHGCDKGDFARLSSGSIALVQRGSCSVWRKVRNAAAAGAAAVIVYDQRSDRMPPTITQRVGEMTAIPGVRLDHATGTMLAEALRRSPVTMQLNVGTKAVIYRSRNVIAETAVGDPEAVVLIGAHLDSVPEGPGINDNGTGAAAILEVARQISSVGIKTTSKLRFAFWTDEENEMLGSHHHADSLSPDGLKRIMAVLNFDMLGSANYGRFVYDGNGSASEKAGPPGSEWIERMFRTYFAAVGLSVAEKPLEDGSDHLSFVEHGVPVGGLLAGDGEIKSAKEAGMFGGSAGASYDPCYHEACDTLDAVNRTGLDELADAAAHGIIMLGDAVRD, from the coding sequence ATGACCGGATCTCTGCGCAAATGCTGGCCGCGTTCGCTACGCATGCCAGCGTGCACCGCTTTCTTTACTTTCATGACCACTCTCCTGGCGGTTCCGCTCACCAGCCTCACGGCTGCCGCTGAAGGGGCGAAGCCGGGCGAGGGGGGCGTCGTCAGCCGCCGCCTCTCCGCGGTGAAGGCGCAATCGTCGGCTGCTGCCCAGGACGGGCTAGCCGCGAGCGCGGCATTGCGTGCCGCGGTTACGTCAGACAACATTATGCGTCACCTCGCCGCCTTGCAGGCGATTGCCGATGAGAATGGCGGAAACCGGGCCGCCGGTACGGCTGGGCATGAGGCATCGGTCGATTATGTCGCCGGGCAACTACGCGAGGCGGGATATCAGGTTCGTTTCGAAACCGTCGAGATCCCCGTCGTGCAGGAGACGCAGCCACCGCAATTGATGGTGGCCAAGGAATCCGGACTGGAGCTCCGGGATTTCCAACTTCGCACACTGCCTTACTCCGCGGCCGGCTCCGTGAAGGCGCCGTTGCGGATTGCAGGACATGGGTGCGACAAGGGCGACTTCGCCCGGCTTTCAAGTGGCTCGATCGCGCTTGTTCAGCGAGGCTCCTGCTCGGTCTGGCGCAAGGTGAGGAATGCGGCCGCGGCGGGTGCGGCCGCCGTCATTGTTTACGATCAACGCTCGGACCGCATGCCTCCCACTATCACGCAGCGGGTCGGGGAAATGACCGCCATTCCAGGCGTGCGGCTTGACCATGCGACGGGCACGATGCTTGCTGAGGCCCTGCGACGCAGCCCTGTTACAATGCAGCTGAACGTGGGAACAAAGGCTGTGATATATCGCTCCCGCAATGTCATTGCTGAAACCGCGGTCGGCGACCCTGAGGCAGTGGTGTTGATCGGGGCCCATCTGGACAGCGTTCCGGAAGGGCCAGGCATCAACGACAATGGGACCGGCGCTGCCGCGATTCTGGAAGTCGCCCGGCAGATATCCAGCGTCGGCATCAAGACGACAAGCAAGCTGCGCTTCGCGTTCTGGACCGACGAGGAGAACGAGATGCTCGGGTCGCATCACCATGCCGACTCACTCTCCCCTGACGGCCTCAAACGGATCATGGCAGTACTGAATTTCGACATGCTTGGCTCCGCCAATTATGGACGGTTTGTCTATGACGGAAACGGCTCGGCGAGTGAAAAGGCAGGACCACCTGGGTCCGAGTGGATCGAGCGCATGTTCCGGACCTATTTCGCGGCGGTTGGGCTATCTGTTGCCGAGAAGCCGCTTGAGGATGGGTCGGATCACTTGTCTTTCGTCGAGCATGGTGTGCCGGTAGGCGGGCTTCTTGCTGGGGACGGCGAAATCAAGTCCGCCAAGGAAGCAGGAATGTTCGGTGGATCCGCCGGCGCGTCCTATGACCCCTGTTATCACGAAGCTTGCGACACCCTCGACGCAGTCAATCGTACGGGCCTCGACGAGCTGGCCGATGCAGCTGCCCATGGCATAATCATGCTGGGAGATGCTGTCCGTGACTAG
- a CDS encoding DUF305 domain-containing protein, with the protein MKYSRFAAMIATSTIVMFVLMYLNVYSIAHVHWSETRAYMALVMGSTMAIIMLAFMLGMYANRKLNLAIFAGSAVVFAVALYLARSQDTVEDVAWMRAMIPHHSIAILTSERANITDPRVQKLADQIISSQRQEISEMEALIRELKARN; encoded by the coding sequence ATGAAGTACTCTCGCTTCGCCGCGATGATCGCCACGTCAACCATCGTGATGTTCGTTCTTATGTACCTGAACGTCTACAGCATCGCCCATGTCCACTGGAGCGAGACGCGGGCCTACATGGCGCTGGTCATGGGCTCGACGATGGCCATCATCATGCTGGCCTTCATGCTAGGCATGTACGCCAACAGGAAGCTGAACCTGGCCATCTTCGCTGGAAGCGCAGTCGTCTTCGCGGTGGCCCTTTACCTTGCCCGCAGCCAGGACACGGTCGAGGACGTCGCGTGGATGAGGGCGATGATCCCGCATCACTCCATCGCCATCCTGACCAGCGAGCGGGCGAACATCACCGACCCCCGCGTCCAGAAGCTTGCCGACCAGATTATTAGCTCGCAACGCCAGGAGATCTCTGAGATGGAGGCGCTTATCCGGGAACTGAAAGCCCGGAACTAG
- a CDS encoding DUF2933 domain-containing protein, producing the protein MPWWRSWPGISGLGLLALAALFLSVTYPGQLTTALPYLGLLACPLMHLVMCSGMKGKGSSCDRPGNEK; encoded by the coding sequence ATGCCCTGGTGGCGCAGTTGGCCCGGGATCAGCGGCCTCGGCCTCCTTGCACTTGCGGCCTTGTTCCTGTCGGTGACGTATCCTGGGCAGTTGACCACGGCTCTGCCATACCTGGGGCTTCTGGCCTGCCCGCTGATGCATCTGGTTATGTGCTCCGGCATGAAGGGCAAGGGAAGCTCCTGCGATAGACCGGGGAACGAGAAGTAA
- a CDS encoding two pore domain potassium channel family protein: protein MNWFAATLGAALLVLTWADIIKTVLTLRGAGPVTSVMARLVARLVRLAFRVTGKRSTLVHCGPAIAILTVAGWILLEWTAWTFIVSTDPAAVVRSQGGQQADVWARIYYAGYSFFTLGLGDYRPQGAVWQVLTNLMAASGFLTISLCATYLVPIVSAVVTKRQAAIYISALGKTPQDILVAGWNGEDFSNLKSNLASLAPTIIEIGQQHLAYPMLHYYYGKRRAESLALQMVVLDEAMTLLECAVDPDARLPKTTMSPVVEGIGSFLDSLDRLHIRGASDATVAPSLEPLRRAGIPVVSDSGFQDVLDRKAPRRRVSRSLLDDSGWGWQDVVGPRQPDER, encoded by the coding sequence GTGAACTGGTTTGCCGCCACCCTCGGTGCTGCCCTTCTCGTCCTTACATGGGCGGACATCATCAAAACGGTTCTTACCCTGCGGGGAGCCGGGCCAGTCACCTCCGTCATGGCAAGACTCGTCGCGCGTCTCGTTAGGCTCGCTTTCCGGGTTACAGGGAAGAGAAGCACGCTCGTTCATTGTGGACCGGCGATTGCGATCCTGACGGTTGCCGGATGGATCCTGCTTGAGTGGACCGCTTGGACGTTTATCGTCTCAACGGATCCCGCTGCCGTTGTCAGAAGCCAAGGAGGGCAGCAGGCGGACGTCTGGGCTCGGATCTATTACGCCGGATACAGCTTCTTCACTTTGGGGCTGGGTGACTACCGCCCCCAAGGAGCCGTGTGGCAGGTGCTGACGAACCTCATGGCAGCCAGTGGCTTCCTGACGATCTCCCTTTGCGCAACGTACCTGGTACCCATCGTGTCCGCGGTCGTGACCAAGCGACAGGCGGCCATCTACATAAGCGCGCTCGGAAAGACTCCCCAGGACATCTTGGTCGCAGGGTGGAACGGCGAGGATTTCTCAAACTTGAAGTCCAACCTCGCATCGCTGGCTCCGACCATCATCGAGATTGGTCAGCAGCATCTCGCCTACCCGATGCTCCACTATTACTACGGCAAACGCCGGGCGGAATCCCTTGCCCTGCAGATGGTCGTACTCGACGAGGCAATGACGCTCTTGGAATGCGCTGTTGATCCGGATGCTCGGCTTCCCAAGACGACAATGAGCCCGGTCGTTGAGGGCATTGGATCATTCCTCGACAGCCTGGACCGCCTACATATCCGCGGTGCCTCGGACGCAACTGTGGCACCGTCCCTCGAGCCGCTCCGGCGCGCAGGTATTCCTGTCGTCAGCGATTCCGGCTTCCAGGATGTGCTGGACCGGAAGGCGCCAAGGCGGCGCGTGTCACGGTCTCTGCTCGATGACTCCGGTTGGGGCTGGCAAGACGTAGTGGGGCCAAGGCAGCCGGATGAAAGATAA
- a CDS encoding DUF411 domain-containing protein, protein MRILKNLAMMTPASAFAMTATLDKNPQCGCCEGHAEHLRANGIDVKSVATHDLTLVRQEQSVPMDFVGCHMMLIDSYVVESHVSAAAVKRLLADRSVVKGISLPGMPVGSPGMERPRIKPLVTYTFGGNDEPQVFAVE, encoded by the coding sequence ATGCGCATCCTGAAAAACTTAGCCATGATGACACCAGCGAGCGCGTTTGCCATGACAGCGACGCTGGACAAGAATCCTCAGTGTGGCTGTTGCGAGGGTCACGCCGAGCACCTGCGGGCCAACGGTATCGACGTGAAGTCCGTCGCCACTCACGATCTCACCCTGGTGCGGCAGGAGCAGAGTGTACCGATGGATTTCGTGGGTTGCCATATGATGTTGATCGACAGCTACGTGGTCGAGAGCCACGTCTCCGCAGCGGCGGTAAAGCGGCTGCTCGCCGATCGCTCGGTCGTCAAGGGGATCTCACTGCCGGGCATGCCAGTCGGCTCACCGGGCATGGAGAGACCGAGGATCAAGCCGCTCGTAACCTACACTTTTGGCGGCAACGATGAGCCGCAGGTGTTCGCGGTCGAATGA
- a CDS encoding Spy/CpxP family protein refolding chaperone, protein MKFTSRTLLSVLALATSVSLAQAQTQQDHQTHNSAGQGAPQGVPSTSSAQPQGSMQGMMDQGDRMRMMQDMMAQRGEQPNADAMPCPMMANGGMGMPFERTEGRIAFLKAELNITDAQAKEWSAFADALRANAAVHRSMHEQMVKDEKPASLTERFDRREKMLSSRLEAVTKLNAAAKPLFASLSEEQRKIADELLGGALGMM, encoded by the coding sequence ATGAAGTTCACATCCCGCACCCTTCTGTCGGTCCTGGCCCTTGCCACCTCTGTATCGCTCGCACAGGCCCAGACCCAACAGGATCACCAAACCCATAACTCGGCTGGCCAAGGCGCGCCCCAAGGCGTTCCATCGACCTCGTCCGCTCAGCCTCAGGGCAGCATGCAAGGCATGATGGACCAAGGCGACAGGATGCGCATGATGCAGGACATGATGGCGCAGCGGGGGGAGCAGCCCAATGCCGATGCGATGCCCTGCCCAATGATGGCCAACGGCGGCATGGGCATGCCCTTTGAGCGCACCGAGGGCCGAATCGCCTTCCTCAAGGCCGAGCTCAACATCACCGATGCCCAGGCCAAGGAGTGGAGCGCCTTTGCCGATGCCTTACGGGCAAACGCTGCGGTCCACCGATCCATGCACGAGCAGATGGTGAAGGACGAGAAGCCAGCATCCCTGACCGAGCGCTTCGACCGGCGCGAGAAGATGCTGTCCTCCCGGCTAGAGGCTGTGACGAAGCTTAACGCGGCTGCCAAGCCGCTCTTTGCCTCCTTGTCGGAGGAGCAAAGGAAGATCGCCGACGAACTGCTCGGCGGCGCGCTCGGCATGATGTAA